The genomic stretch GCTGAATAAGATTCCAAAAGGGATCGCGGTTCCAGAAAACGTAAAAGAGGTGCGTTGGATGATAGAAGAGCTTCGTGTAAGCTTCTTCGCACAGCAGCTCGGTACGCCTTATCCTGTGTCAGATAAGCGTGTTAAAAACGCGATTGATGCTTGCTAAAGGAATATAGTTAGACGCAACGGCAAGGTTCAGGTATAAATCTTGCTTGTTGCATGAGTAATTGAATAGTTATTACATACAAGGCGACTTGGTGGCAATTTATTACCACTCAAGGCCTGCCACTAGGACGAAAAGGTCGAATATGAAAAAAACGTTATTGGCACTAGCACTGCTAGGTGCATCTTCAACAGCTATGGCTGATTCTTGGTTGTACGGCGGCGTAATGGGTGGTCAAAACTCATTCGGTAGCGAAGAAGAAACGGCGATGGGTATCCACGTGGGTACAGGCATCCTGCCATTAATCGGTGTTGAAGCGGGTTACTGGGATCTAGGTTCTTTCGATAGCATTAAATACGGCAATCGTGACCTAACTAACATGGATGCAAGCACTGCTTACCTAGCAATCAAACCAAGCATCGA from Vibrio pomeroyi encodes the following:
- a CDS encoding outer membrane beta-barrel protein, whose translation is MKKTLLALALLGASSTAMADSWLYGGVMGGQNSFGSEEETAMGIHVGTGILPLIGVEAGYWDLGSFDSIKYGNRDLTNMDASTAYLAIKPSIDFGPLHVYAKGGLHSYELKADNFKQDDVDVMFAVGAEYFIFGPLSVGASYQNFKMKDDDSGVFSLNATIHLL